A segment of the Penaeus monodon isolate SGIC_2016 chromosome 38, NSTDA_Pmon_1, whole genome shotgun sequence genome:
ctgggtggcatgtacacacatgccatggcatgtctgGACTATATTCCaggtggcatgtgcatacatacaatgGTGAGCCAATACGCTTTTCCAGGGGCATGTATAGTCATGCCAAGCACACTAGAGTGATGACACGAGCCCCCAGCAGTGGGACACAGCCACTATGAATACAACCTGGTAGAGGGCATTTGCGTATCAGGAAATCACCTGTTGGCAATGGGTTAATAACTGaacatatttttcaaaaatgcCTACTAAGCTAACCTGTGTCTCTGTAGTGGATTCTTGTTGTGTCTCTTCTTTCCTGTTGGTGTCCAGCCATCAGCAATGTGGCTGGCTATATGGAGGTCATATGCATCCCTCTTTGTGGTGCTGAAGTGACACAGGGGCATCGTGCATGAATACTGCTTGGGGATGGTTTCCGCAGGCTCTGGTTCATCTGGTAGGTGCTCCGTTGTGAGGTGCTTGCGGAGTCCTCCTCTGGTCCGACACACTAAACCACACTCTCCACACTCGAACCCTTCCCCTGAGACACTGCTGTTGGCATATGCAAGTTATTATTGAtgaattatatctttattctGATTTTCTGCTCAAGTAATATGATACAAATGACCCAACATATATTGCCATATATTCTAATACATGGCATGATATACATcccatgtccactgtgattttagtttattaaatgtatttacatataactgGCCATACAGGTGTTTAATCCCTAAGGAGTCAATGACTAGTCCTAATAacttcatcataattataaagttaattataatatcaattactACTAGCATTGGAAAAAACTTATTTCCTGGAAATTCAAGAAATGGTAAATCAGTCAAGGTCATTTAGTtcctaataactgactccttggtggctcaGCATTTGTGGAGCTATCTGTGTGCAATAATATTagcattactgaaaaaaaaaaaaaaaaatacaaatacatgtaagCATGGCCAGTGGGTTAAATTAAACTCACAAAACTGAATTTATCTACTCTAGCATTCTTGAAATCAGAAAACTGTCAGATTAAAGAATAGTTTCATTTCACATTCCATGAATACCCAAAGTTTCAATACCTTAAGTCAGGTTATTTGCAACTGCATGTAAGGTAATACATAGCTAAACTGgggtatttattatatacttcttACTGCTCATCTTAAAGAGATTTTGTGTACATTACATCTTTGAGAATAATAAATCTTTGACAGCTTcagaaaattatatactataaaatctaATTTTTATGGACACATCAAAACAACTGAACCCAGTCTTTACCTCGTATCAATCACAAGGTTATCTTCATCAGAGTCATTGTTTTCTTCTCCAAGTTGCTTATTCCCTAATAAATTGTCTTCACCATCTAGTAATGGTGATGGAGAGGATTTTTTCCGGTTCATCTGAAAAACAGGGCAAAATTATTGTTTgcagaattttaaatatatattttgtgtcaaATTTAGCACAAAAATGTCAAGACCTCAATATATTTAACTCCTTTTCTTATCATGTTAACCCCATGATCtggatgacatgaccatcatgccatgaaaaaaaaatctgacttgTGGGGCAGGTGACATTAATATGCCATCATGGGAATATTTGGCTGAGGGCCAAAATGACAGGAATTTGCTATCATGCGAATTTCAGCTGAAGGCTGGGGGGATGGTAATGACTCACGATGAGTATACAAAACTCATGGAGGGTAATTAGACTCGCTGGACATTTAGAAAGGGTccttttgcattatttctattGATAAAAAAGTGTGGAATGTACAATCCATGAGCTAGGACTGGAAGAGTGCTGGCTCTGGAGTGAACAATATTTCCAAACTCAGGATCCTATTCATGTCCACTGTGACTGGCAGCACAGACTGTATTACAgcaaattgaatattattatattatgaactacttagagagatgatatggattctgtgcaaggaaaacagtgtATTACCATCTGGACAAAGTAAATTAAAGTGGCAAAAGGAGGCATGGACTCTTGTCACTGCACACAAATGTTCTAGTGCACCTGGCCTATGAGCTACACACCCGTCAGAGTGGCCGCTCAATTAAGCTAATGTCTATATTTTGGGCCACCTTGGACAGTGAACCATCCAGATCTAAGGGATTAACTAAAAAGAACCAAACAGGATgaggctcatatatatatacctgtcagTGATACAGCCCATGATATATCCCACAACTCATGAACATATGAACTAACACAGAACTTACCTTTCCCCTGCCTTTAATATTATGCTGGTTGGCTGGCACATATAACATGTGAGTTGGCTGAGAAGAGACTAGCCGCACATCTTCCTGAGTTAACTGTGAGGGTTCATAGTATCCAAGGCCTAAAGATCTTCCATCAGACAAGCTTCCAGCATAGCCTGCAACGCCATTTGTGTGAGTCACTGGTGGGCCTTGCTGCTGactatgctgctgctgctgttggtgctgctgctgctgctgctgctgctgttggtgttgctgttggtgttgctgctgctgctgctgctgctgctgctgctgctgctgctgttgttgctgttgctgctgttgttgctgttgttgttgttgttgttgttgctgttgttgttgttgttgccgtgaAGGTAAAGGAGCCAGTTCTAGGAGGTATGGAGTGTTGGGGTGCGAGGGATACATATACTGAGATGCTGGCGAGGGCGCACCATTGCTCTCCATAGCAGGCATAGTGCTTGGAGAAGCAGTAGGAGGAGCGCCATGGTGAGAATAAGGAATTGCAACCCCTCTCCCTATAATGGAGGTGGAAGGATGCGAATTATATGATATGGCAGAAGAAGGCGCTGGGGTGGGTGAAGGCTCCAGGTGAGAGTCCATTGGATCTAGGAAGTCATCTTGAGGTTCAGGTTTCAGGCTACGGTTATAGGACTCTCCCCCAGAAGCCTCTGATTTAACGGATGGTAGGAACTGGTGGTGAGCTTCATGCATAGAGGTAGGATGAGGCGGAGGAAGCTGCGAAGAAGACATATAAGGTGTGAAGCCTCCTCCAATGGAATAGCCTCCACCCTGTGGTCTCCCAGGGGACAAAGGAACctgaaacaaaaaacatgaaaaaatttataacattccTTTGGATCTCACAAGAATTGTAATAgatctttttaaagaaattaaactACAACTCACTAGCAAATTTCAGTCTTATTTAACATTACAGTCTCTCTTCTTGAACTCAATTATCATTTATCCTGACTGTAAATTGCAGATTCTCCTTTCCCAGGACTTACTGGTTCATGATGGTAGTAATTTTGTGGCACGTGCTGTTGCTGGCTGGACTGTGGAGGTTGGCTGCGTTGGTGCTGGTGATGGCTATGGTGCAGAATGGGGTGTGGCGTATGGAGGTGCTGCGAGGGATGAATAGGGTGCTGGTGGTGTGTAAGCAGTAAGGGCGATGGAAGTGGGTTCTGGTGGCCCGTTAGCTCCAACACTCCCCCACCTCTGCCGTCCCCTTGGCTGGAGGCATGGGTGTTGAAGGGGGCGGAAGAGGTtgacgaggagaaggaaggtgatGAGGAATAGGAAGACGTCGTGGAGAAGGATGATGTTGA
Coding sequences within it:
- the LOC119596948 gene encoding probable serine/threonine-protein kinase DDB_G0267686 (The sequence of the model RefSeq protein was modified relative to this genomic sequence to represent the inferred CDS: added 60 bases not found in genome assembly), with amino-acid sequence MEALPDGGVLEGESQIIGLIGHDDLGMVEASMLQSDPSVMMDFVGEDDEALSTAFSNTFTNASSTTTPSSSRTPVSSTSSFSTTSSYSSSPSFSSSTSSAPFNTHASSQGDGRGGGVLELTGHQNPLPSPLLLTHHQHPIHPSQHLHTPHPILHHSHHQHQRSQPPQSSQQQHVPQNYYHHEPVPLSPGRPQGGGYSIGGGFTPYMSSSQLPPPHPTSMHEAHHQFLPSVKSEASGGESYNRSLKPEPQDDFLDPMDSHLEPSPTPAPSSAISYNSHPSTSIIGRGVAIPYSHHGAPPTASPSTMPAMESNGAPSPASQYMYPSHPNTPYLLELAPLPSRQQQQQQQQQQQQQQQQQQQQQQQQQQQQQQQQQQQQHQQQHQQQQQQQQQHQQQQQHSQQQGPPVTHTNGVAGYAGSLSDGRSLGLGYYEPSQLTQEDVRLVSSQPTHMLYVPANQHNIKGRGKMNRKKSSPSPLLDGEDNLLGNKQLGEENNDSDEDNLVIDTSSVSGEGFECGECGLVCRTRGGLRKHLTTEHLPDEPEPAETIPKQYSCTMPLCHFSTTKRDAYDLHIASHIADGWTPTGKKRHNKNPLQRHRYNKEELTCPLCEYTCTVEKSFRRHLKSHETGRGPVSKVSCCICGKDRTSEAELKKHMKKHRQGKYYRCDICKFQTVQLKKLIQHRRMHTGEKPHLCPFCPYRAARRDNLRSHVRRMHKRENMYGDTFTPRPLLLAEADIREHLPNQVDHQQVPGTPLPGPAQPHPPPQAPL